CCACGAGAAGTGCGCCTCGACGCGACGGCGGCCGGCCTCGCCCATTCGCCGGGCGCGCGCGGGATCGGCCAGAGCCGCTTGCAGCGCCCGGGCCAGCGCGGCGGGGTCGCCCGGCTCGACCAGCCAGCCGGTCTCGCCGTCCTGCACGACTTCCGGGATACCGCCGACCCGGCTGGCCACCACCGGGGTGCCGCAGGCCATGGCCTCCAGGTTGATGATGCCGAACGGCTCGTAGATGGACGGGCAGACGAACACCGCGGCGTGGCTGTAGAGCTGCACGACCTCCTCCACCGGGAGCATCGCATTGATCCACCGGATCTGCGGCCGGCCGCTCACCGCGGTCTGCAGCCGGGTCAGAAGCTCGGGAGTGTCCGGGCTGCTCGCGCAGAGCACGAGCTGCACGGTCTCCGGCAGCTGGCGCGCGGCGTCCAGCAGCTGGAAGATGCCCTTCTGCTCGCTGATGCGCCCCACGAACAGTGCGTAGGGCTCCCGCACGCCGTGACGATCGAGCGCGTCGCGCCGCTCGGTGCGCGTGAAGGCTTCGGCGTCGACGCCGTTGTGGAGGACCACCACGCGCTCGGGCTCCACGCGGAAGTTGGCCAGGATGTCCGCGCGCATCTGGGCCGAGACCGCGATCACCCGGTCCGCCCGCTCGACGGCCAGGCGCTCGGCCCACGTCGAGACGAGATAGCCGGTGCCGAGCTGATCGGCCTTCCACGGGCGCAGCGGCTCGAGGCTGTGCAGCGTCACCACGAGCGGCAGGCCGTGAATCGCCTGCACGAGCATGCCGCCCAGCCCCACGTACCAGGTGTGGGTGTG
This region of Candidatus Methylomirabilota bacterium genomic DNA includes:
- the glgA gene encoding glycogen synthase — translated: MNVLLLSREYPPHVYGGAGVVVDHLSRALARRASVEVRCFGDNEQARANLAVHGYAPWERLAGGPEVAYAPALEALSVGLAMARDAVRADVVHTHTWYVGLGGMLVQAIHGLPLVVTLHSLEPLRPWKADQLGTGYLVSTWAERLAVERADRVIAVSAQMRADILANFRVEPERVVVLHNGVDAEAFTRTERRDALDRHGVREPYALFVGRISEQKGIFQLLDAARQLPETVQLVLCASSPDTPELLTRLQTAVSGRPQIRWINAMLPVEEVVQLYSHAAVFVCPSIYEPFGIINLEAMACGTPVVASRVGGIPEVVQDGETGWLVEPGDPAALARALQAALADPARARRMGEAGRRRVEAHFSWDRIAALTMDVYQQAIDDHRRAPAR